One stretch of Gadus macrocephalus chromosome 12, ASM3116895v1 DNA includes these proteins:
- the LOC132469420 gene encoding zinc finger protein 862-like: protein MGVHRGVSALLKQAAGQHVIPIHCMPHRLELAILNLQRNETMMAKVYDLLHLVWKTYHQSPKSRRELNLIGKELGVRVCSPSSVKGTRWIPHVHRALSVFLRAAKEGSLSTDSGQYSAVLRHMDHLASSAASAEIQGRAKKIRKGMHEINFCAFSHFLADVFNELASLSCVLQKNDLVLPQAISALRKTVMVLQAMQETPQRGGKLCQFMECLQGQEEISFQGVPLSGDVTGMQQRLQRNITSVITTTVEAINTRFGSLINEDSEDYSAVNCMKIFHHDTWPENTNELVDYGNDQLEALMEHFRHVLTSSGCQMDALPGEWQSLKTLVSYTFKDKSYSSLWQTVSTKEPYRTDYKNILHLVDILLVLPISSAQCERGFSAQKRLKSSLRSCLHVSTTEDLIRITTEGPSLELFDPTKCAENWLSAGKRSRRPNYKSWPSDSESDMIFV, encoded by the exons ATGGGTGTGCATAGGGGAGTGAGTGCTCTACTCAAACAGGCAGCCGGACAGCATGTAATTCCCATTCATTGCATGCCTCACAG GTTGGAGTTGGCCATTCTCAACCTGCAGCGCAATGAGACAATGATGGCCAAAGTCTATGACCTTCTCCATCTTGTGTGGAAGACGTACCACCAGAGCCCTAAATCCAGGCGTGAGCTGAACCTGATTGGAAAAGAGCTAGGTGTGAGGGTCTGCTCTCCTTCGAGCGTGAAAGGGACGAGGTGGATTCCCCATGTACACCGGGCACTGAGTGTGTTCCTTCGTGCAGCAAAAGAAGGGAGTCTGTCAACTGACAGTGGTCAGTATTCGGCTGTTTTGCGCCACATGGACCACCTTGCCTCCTCAGCAGCCAGTGCTGAAATTCAAGGGCGTGCAAAGAAG ATTAGGAAGGGAATGCACGAGATTAACTTCTGCGCATTTAGCCATTTCCTGGCTGACGTGTTTAATGAACTGGCCTCGCTCAGTTGCGTTCTGCAGAAGAACGACCTCGTTCTTCCTCAAGCCATCTCAGCGCTGAGAAAGACAGTGATGGTGTTGCAGGCTATGCAGGAAACACCGCAAAGAGGGGGCAAGCTATGTCAGTTCATGGAATGTCTACAAGGGCAGGAAGAGATCTCATTTCAG GGTGTACCACTCTCGGGAGATGTCACAGGAATGCAGCAGAGGCTACAGAGAAACATCACCTCTGTCATCACCACCACTGTGGAAGCCATTAACACCAGATTCGGCAGTCTCATTAATGAGGACTCCGAAGACTACTCTGCAGTGAATTGCATGAAAATCTTTCATCACGACACCTGGCCTGAGAATACCAATGAACTGGTTGATTATGGAAACGATCAGTTGGAGGCCCTAATGGAGCATTTTCGTCATGTCCTTACAAG ctctggaTGCCAGATGGATGCTTTGCCAGGGGAATGGCAGAGTTTGAAGACCCTTGTCAGCTACACGTTTAAGGACAAGTCCTACAGCAGCTTATGGCAAACAGTTTCAACCAAAGAGCCATACAGAACTGACTACAAG AACATCCTACACCTTGTGGACATACTGTTGGTCCTCCCAATTTCTTCTGCACAGTGTGAGCGGGGCTTCTCTGCGCAGAAACGCCTCAAAAGCTCTTTGAGGAGCTGCTTGCATGTCTCCACCACAGAGGATCTTATCAGGATCACTACAGAGGGCCCCTCACTTGAATTATTTGATCCCACTAAATGTGCCGAAAACTGGCTGTCAGCTGGAAAAAGGTCACGTCGACCCAACTACAAGTCATGGCCAAGTGATTCCGAGTCCGACATGATTTTTGTGTAG